In the genome of Deltaproteobacteria bacterium, one region contains:
- a CDS encoding antibiotic biosynthesis monooxygenase, giving the protein MAESKVTVIARIRAKTDKVQQVRGELLKLLAPTRAENGCINFDMHQGVTDQSQFLFHENWTSEAALKAHFETPHIKNWLRQAEGLLAEPLEVTLWSRVA; this is encoded by the coding sequence GACCGTCATCGCGCGGATACGGGCGAAGACGGACAAGGTGCAGCAGGTCAGAGGGGAGCTGCTGAAGCTCCTGGCGCCGACCCGCGCCGAGAATGGCTGTATCAATTTCGACATGCACCAGGGCGTCACCGACCAATCGCAGTTTCTCTTTCACGAGAACTGGACGAGCGAGGCGGCGCTCAAGGCGCACTTCGAGACGCCGCACATCAAGAACTGGCTGAGGCAAGCCGAGGGCCTGCTGGCGGAGCCGCTCGAAGTGACGTTGTGGAGCAGGGTGGCCTGA